One window of Myxocyprinus asiaticus isolate MX2 ecotype Aquarium Trade chromosome 4, UBuf_Myxa_2, whole genome shotgun sequence genomic DNA carries:
- the LOC127434401 gene encoding zinc finger and SCAN domain-containing protein 23-like — protein MGRLNSRTKLPAFFFLPHACRGRPPIFCTQLFRDACWQWVLAVEECNGEVVIDHMVLEQFTTRLPRGTVEWVQCHRPVSLDVAVQLADDHMAMGREGVRGN, from the exons ATGGGTCGGCTGAACTCCAGAACAAAACtgccagcatttttttttctccctcacGCTTGCCGAGGTCGGCCACCCATTTTCTGTACCCAGCTGTTCCGTGATGCCTGCTGGCAGTGGGTACTGGCCGTGGAGGAGTGCAACGGCGAGGTGGTGATCGATCatatggtgctggagcagttcaccACTCGTCTGCCAAGAGGAAccgtggagtgggtccagtgccatcgcccggtgtCACTGGATGtcgccgtccagctggcagacgATCATATGGCGATGGGCCG tgaggGCGTGAGAGGGaattaa